A DNA window from Ficedula albicollis isolate OC2 chromosome 1, FicAlb1.5, whole genome shotgun sequence contains the following coding sequences:
- the LOC101809834 gene encoding high affinity choline transporter 1-like: MTLNIPGLVSLTVFFTLTLATGIWASWKSRKDQQNRNPTEMAMVGGRNINVFIGLFTATATWVGGAYINSTAEIVYLPSKGLLWVQAPVGFALSLVIGGLFFVNPMRSKNYVTVMDPLQETYGNMMGTLLFIPPLLGEVFWFAAILASLGATMRVILDIGGSLAITISACTVILYTLLGGLYSVAYTDVIQMVFITLSLWICIPFALGNSATESIYHTATHQSYQDPWIGKIEKEYLGRWLDDFFYLVLGSIPWQTFFQRVLSAASTGQARLISYLSGLGCFAMAIPSVLIGAVAASTDWNQTSYGLPSPFERGESVMILPLVLQHLCPAYISITGLGAIAAAAMSSADSALLSTGSMFAHNIYRKILRKKASETEVLWAMRTSMLVFGAGAAGLAFHSSSVYDLWFLSGELVYALLFPQLCCALFAPSTNTYGSAAGFLVGLLLRLLAGEPALGIPPVILYPACSLVNGTYSQLFPFKTFTVLLTLGTILAVSHLAKALFQRNLLPRSWDVCNIVGGAAIPIPLQQVEKQERLPATALEENHN; the protein is encoded by the exons ATGACTCTGAATATACCAGGCTTAGTATCTCTGActgtattttttacattaaCTTTAGCCACTGGAATTTGGGCttcttggaaaagcagaaaggatcAGCAGAACAGGAACCCAACAGAGATGGCCATGGTTGGAGGCAGgaatataaatgttttcattggATTGTTTACTGCAACAG CCACCTGGGTTGGAGGAGCATATATCAACAGCACAGCTGAAATTGTCTACCTGCCTTCAAAAGGATTACTGTGGGTCCAGGCACCTGTGGGATTCGCCTTGTCCCTTGTTATTG GTGGTCTCTTCTTTGTAAACCCAATGAGGTCAAAGAATTACGTGACTGTGATGGACCCCCTTCAAGAAACTTATGGGAACATGATGGGAACCCTACTCTTCATTCCACCACTGCTAGGAGAGGTGTTCTGGTTTGCAGCTATCCTGGCATCCCTGG GAGCAACAATGAGGGTCATCTTGGATATTGGAGGCTCTTTGGCCATCACCATCTCGGCATGCACTGTGATACTGTACACTCTGCTGGGAGGCCTCTACTCTGTTGCCTACACTGATGTCATCCAGATGGTTTTCATTACCCTCAGCCTG TGGATCTGTATCCCCTTTGCCCTGGGGAATTCTGCAACAGAAAGTATTTATCACACTGCTACCCATCAATCTTACCAAGATCCTTGGATTGGGAAGATAGAAAAAGAGTATCTTGGAAGGTGGCTGGACGACTTCTTCTACTTG GTGCTTGGGAGCATCCCGTGGCAGACTTTTTTCCAGAGGGTGCTCTCTGCTGCCTCGACAGGACAGGCAAGGCTCATCTCCTACCTCTCTGGACTGGGGTGCTTTGCTATGGCCATCCCCTCCGTGCTCATTGGGGCAGTTGCAGCATCAACAG ACTGGAATCAGACAAGCTACGGTCTTCCAAGTCCATTTGAGAGAGGGGAGTCAGTGATGATACTACCACTTGTCTTACAACACCTCTGCCCAGCATATATCTCCATTACTGGTTTGGGAGCCATCGCTGCTGCTGCGATGTCTTCTGCAGATTCAGCTCTTCTCTCCACTGGCTCCATGTTTGCTCACAATATCTACAGGAAAATCCTGAGGAAAAAG GCTTCAGAGACAGAGGTGCTGTGGGCCATGAGGACCTCCATGCTGGTGTTTGGGGCCGGGGCTGCTGGTCTGGCTTTTCACTCCAGCTCTGTCTATGACCTCTGGTTCCTCAGTGGGGAGCTGGTGTACgccctcctcttcccccagctctgctgtgccctctTTGCACCCAGCACAAACACCTATGGATCAGCTGCTGGCTTCTTGGTTGGGCTCCTGCTGAGGCTACTGGCAGgggagcctgccctgggcatcCCCCCTGTCATCCTCTACCCAGCCTGCTCCCTGGTGAACGGGACCTACAGCCAGCTCTTCCCCTTTAAAACATTCACCGTGCTTCTCACCTTGGGCACAATCCTTGCTGTTTCACACCTGGCCAAGGCTTTGTTTCAGAGAAACCTCCTCCCTCGCAGCTGGGATGTTTGTAATATTGTGGGGGGAGCTGCCATCCCCATCCCCTTGCAGCAGGTGGAGAAACAGGAGCGTTTGCCAGCCACTGCACTGGAAGAGAACCACAATTAA